The following proteins are co-located in the Micromonospora viridifaciens genome:
- a CDS encoding alpha/beta fold hydrolase: MTLERELTFTSAGHRLVGTLTIPDDPGPHPAALLLPGSGPLNRDGDHRRLRIGIQRDLATALAAAGIATLRYDRRGVGASSGRFLHTGFHDNVDDAQAALAALGADQAVDPRAVFLVGHSEGALTATALAARGAATAGLVLLSGAGRLGAEVLRWQAARLLPSLPAPVRLLLRLTRTDLVAKVTRNHEKILATTTDVAWVGGQRLNAKWVREFLRYDPRPDLARASVPILAVTGDKDLQVDPADLTVITESAGGPVETCLLPDVTHVLRRQPGPASLRAYRREVREPVDPSVTEAVVRWITARVAELP; the protein is encoded by the coding sequence ATGACCCTCGAACGAGAGCTGACCTTCACCTCCGCCGGGCACCGCCTCGTCGGCACCCTCACCATCCCGGACGACCCCGGGCCGCACCCCGCCGCGCTGCTGCTGCCCGGCTCCGGGCCGCTGAACCGCGACGGCGACCACCGCCGGCTGCGCATCGGCATCCAGCGGGACCTCGCCACCGCGCTGGCCGCAGCGGGGATCGCCACCCTGCGTTACGACCGCCGCGGCGTCGGCGCCAGCTCCGGTCGCTTCCTGCACACCGGGTTCCACGACAACGTGGACGACGCGCAGGCGGCGCTCGCGGCGCTCGGCGCGGACCAGGCCGTGGACCCACGGGCAGTGTTCCTGGTCGGGCACAGCGAGGGGGCGCTCACCGCGACGGCGCTGGCCGCCCGCGGCGCGGCGACCGCCGGGCTGGTCCTGCTCTCCGGCGCCGGTCGGCTCGGCGCCGAGGTGCTCCGGTGGCAGGCGGCCCGGCTGCTGCCCAGCCTGCCCGCCCCGGTACGCCTGCTGCTCCGCCTCACCCGCACCGACCTGGTGGCGAAGGTGACCCGCAACCACGAGAAGATCCTGGCCACCACGACTGACGTGGCGTGGGTCGGCGGGCAGCGGCTCAACGCGAAGTGGGTGCGGGAGTTCCTGCGCTACGACCCGCGGCCCGACCTCGCCCGGGCGTCCGTTCCGATCCTCGCCGTCACCGGTGACAAGGACCTGCAGGTCGATCCGGCCGACCTGACAGTGATCACCGAGAGCGCGGGCGGGCCGGTCGAGACGTGCCTGCTGCCCGACGTCACCCACGTGCTGCGGCGGCAGCCCGGCCCGGCGTCGCTGCGCGCGTACCGGCGGGAGGTCCGGGAGCCGGTCGACCCGTCGGTGACCGAGGCGGTCGTCCGCTGGATCACCGCCCGGGTCGCCGAACTCCCCTGA
- a CDS encoding geranylgeranyl reductase family protein: MIIADLVVVGAGPAGLSAAHVAARAGLRTLVLERATHPRYKTCGGGLIGTSLAEVADRIEVPVHDRADRVTFTQDGRRGFTRRHPGPLVSMVRREEFDDRLRAAAVAAGVEVREGVPVRAVEQDPDEVRLRLADGETVRARTVIGADGSSGVTARHVGVAHRQVDLGLEVELPVPPAEQERWRGRVLIDWGPVPGSYAWVFPKSDRLTVGVISARGEGERTRAYLRDFLARLGLSGLTPQHDSGHLTRCRTEDSPLRRGRVLVVGDAAGLLEPWSREGISFALRSGRLAGEAVAGGDPDAYEREVHRQLVPEMRAGHRLLEIFERRPDVFHAMLATPPGWRMFVRFCQGRASFDRVLTRRPVRAGLALLDRLPPRRPPAVRAR, translated from the coding sequence GTGATCATTGCGGATCTCGTCGTTGTCGGTGCCGGTCCCGCCGGGCTCTCCGCCGCCCACGTCGCGGCCCGGGCCGGTCTCCGCACCCTGGTGCTCGAACGCGCCACCCATCCCCGGTACAAGACCTGCGGCGGCGGGTTGATCGGCACGTCGCTCGCGGAGGTGGCGGACCGGATCGAGGTGCCGGTCCACGACCGGGCCGACCGGGTCACGTTCACCCAGGACGGGCGACGCGGCTTCACCCGCCGGCATCCCGGGCCGCTGGTGAGCATGGTCCGCCGCGAGGAGTTCGACGACCGGCTACGGGCCGCCGCGGTCGCCGCCGGGGTCGAGGTCCGCGAGGGGGTCCCGGTCCGCGCCGTCGAGCAGGACCCCGACGAGGTACGCCTGCGGCTGGCCGACGGCGAGACCGTACGCGCCCGCACCGTCATCGGCGCCGACGGCTCCTCCGGAGTCACCGCCCGGCACGTCGGGGTGGCCCACCGCCAGGTCGACCTCGGACTGGAGGTGGAGCTGCCCGTCCCACCCGCCGAGCAGGAGCGCTGGCGGGGCCGGGTACTGATCGACTGGGGACCCGTCCCCGGGTCGTACGCCTGGGTCTTTCCTAAAAGCGACAGGTTGACCGTGGGTGTCATCTCCGCCCGCGGTGAGGGGGAGCGGACCCGGGCCTACCTGCGCGACTTCCTGGCGCGGTTGGGCCTGTCCGGGCTGACCCCGCAACACGACTCCGGCCACCTGACCCGGTGCCGCACCGAGGACTCACCGCTGCGCCGCGGCCGGGTGCTGGTCGTCGGCGACGCCGCCGGCCTGCTGGAACCGTGGAGCCGGGAGGGGATCAGCTTCGCCCTGCGGTCGGGGCGGCTGGCCGGCGAGGCGGTGGCCGGCGGTGACCCGGACGCCTACGAACGCGAGGTGCACCGGCAGTTGGTGCCCGAGATGCGGGCCGGGCACCGGCTGCTGGAGATCTTCGAACGCCGGCCCGACGTCTTCCACGCGATGCTGGCCACCCCGCCCGGCTGGCGGATGTTCGTCCGCTTCTGCCAGGGCCGGGCGAGCTTCGACCGGGTGCTGACCCGCCGGCCCGTCCGGGCCGGCCTGGCCCTGCTGGACCGGCTTCCGCCCCGCCGGCCGCCGGCGGTCAGGGCACGATGA
- a CDS encoding bifunctional metallophosphatase/5'-nucleotidase, which translates to MTSSSGASRRQVLAVAAAAATAPLLAGAPGRAAESKGNAPTTWDLTVLGTSDTHGNVYNWDYYQDAEYDDSKHNDVGVAKLATLVNQIRAERKGKATLVLDAGDTIQGTPLATYYAKQEPITVTGETHPMANAMNVLRYDAVTLGNHEFNYGLPLLAQWIDQLGFPALAANAINEQTGKPAFLPYVIKKVDLGGHGAPKLNVGILGLTNPGVAIWDKDNVAGKLIFADMVATAAKWVPIMRERGADVVIISAHGGDSGTSSYGPELPNENPVALIAEQVPGIDAILFGHAHNEVPEKFVTNTATGERVLTSEPSKWGQRLTRMDFTLTREKGRWKVVAKSATLLNTNTVVEDPAVLAAVRGQHTKTVDYVNQVVARSSMELSAAESRYKDTPILDFINHVQTEVVTKALAGTAYAGLPVLSIAAPFSRSAVFPAGDVRIRDVAGLYVYDNTLEAVVLTGAEVKAYLEYSAKYFVTLPVGAAVNPATISDPAVPDYNYDTLSGVDYDIDISKPVGQRITRLVLPGTDTPVAADAQFVVAVNNYRRSGGGNFPGIVKTQVYNEQQEIRQLLIDWAQAKGVIDPADFHVPNWKLVRAGVPVF; encoded by the coding sequence ATGACCTCCTCCTCCGGCGCCTCGCGCCGTCAGGTGCTGGCGGTCGCGGCTGCCGCCGCGACCGCTCCCCTGCTCGCCGGCGCCCCCGGCCGCGCGGCTGAGTCGAAGGGCAACGCCCCGACGACCTGGGATCTGACCGTCCTGGGCACCTCGGACACCCACGGCAACGTCTACAACTGGGACTACTACCAGGACGCCGAGTACGACGACAGCAAGCACAACGACGTCGGCGTCGCGAAGCTGGCCACCCTGGTCAACCAGATCCGCGCCGAGCGCAAGGGCAAGGCGACCCTGGTGCTCGACGCCGGCGACACCATCCAGGGCACCCCGCTGGCCACCTACTACGCCAAGCAGGAGCCGATCACCGTCACCGGTGAGACGCACCCGATGGCCAACGCGATGAACGTGCTCAGGTATGACGCCGTCACCCTGGGCAACCACGAGTTCAACTACGGCCTGCCGCTGCTGGCCCAGTGGATCGACCAGCTCGGCTTCCCGGCTCTGGCCGCCAACGCGATCAACGAGCAGACCGGCAAGCCGGCCTTCCTGCCGTACGTGATCAAGAAGGTCGACCTCGGCGGGCACGGCGCGCCGAAGCTGAACGTCGGCATCCTCGGCCTGACCAACCCGGGCGTGGCCATCTGGGACAAGGACAACGTCGCGGGCAAGCTGATCTTCGCCGACATGGTCGCCACCGCCGCCAAGTGGGTGCCGATCATGCGGGAGCGGGGCGCCGACGTGGTCATCATCTCCGCCCACGGCGGCGACAGCGGCACCTCCAGCTACGGCCCGGAGCTGCCGAACGAGAACCCGGTCGCGCTGATCGCCGAGCAGGTGCCGGGCATCGACGCGATCCTCTTCGGCCACGCCCACAACGAGGTGCCGGAGAAGTTCGTCACCAACACCGCGACCGGCGAGCGGGTGCTGACCTCGGAGCCGTCGAAGTGGGGCCAGCGGCTGACCCGGATGGACTTCACCCTCACCCGGGAGAAGGGCCGCTGGAAGGTGGTCGCCAAGAGCGCCACCCTGCTGAACACCAACACCGTGGTCGAGGACCCGGCGGTGCTCGCGGCCGTGCGCGGCCAGCACACCAAGACGGTCGACTACGTCAACCAGGTCGTCGCCCGGTCCAGCATGGAGCTGTCGGCCGCCGAGTCCCGCTACAAGGACACCCCGATCCTGGACTTCATCAACCACGTCCAGACCGAGGTGGTCACCAAGGCGCTGGCCGGCACCGCGTACGCGGGCCTGCCGGTGCTGTCGATCGCGGCGCCGTTCAGCCGTAGCGCGGTGTTCCCCGCCGGGGACGTGCGGATCCGCGACGTCGCGGGCCTCTACGTGTACGACAACACCCTCGAGGCGGTCGTGCTGACCGGCGCCGAGGTGAAGGCGTACCTGGAGTACTCGGCGAAGTACTTCGTCACGCTGCCGGTGGGCGCCGCCGTCAACCCGGCGACCATCAGCGACCCGGCCGTGCCGGACTACAACTACGACACGCTCTCGGGTGTCGACTACGACATCGACATCTCCAAGCCGGTCGGCCAGCGGATCACCCGTCTGGTGCTGCCGGGCACCGACACCCCGGTCGCCGCGGACGCCCAGTTCGTGGTCGCGGTGAACAACTACCGGCGCAGCGGTGGCGGCAACTTCCCCGGCATCGTGAAGACGCAGGTCTACAACGAGCAGCAGGAGATCCGCCAGCTGCTCATCGACTGGGCGCAGGCCAAGGGGGTCATCGACCCGGCCGACTTCCACGTGCCGAACTGGAAGCTGGTCCGTGCGGGCGTGCCGGTGTTCTGA
- a CDS encoding helix-turn-helix domain-containing protein, giving the protein MALDTAELLLHPVRLRIVQAFLGGRTLTTADLRAELPDVPPATLYRQVATLSGHGVLRSVGERRVRGAVERSYRLEEAAASVDADKARAMTPERHRRAFLTFVAGLLADFDRYLDGGGGDLARDVAGYRQNAFYATDEELLGFAARLRELFAEYAALGPRPDRTRRLLTTVLLPATAHEAAPERAGTAEPDRR; this is encoded by the coding sequence GTGGCCCTCGACACGGCGGAGCTGCTTCTGCACCCGGTCCGGCTACGGATCGTCCAGGCGTTCCTGGGCGGCCGTACGCTGACCACCGCCGACCTGCGCGCTGAGCTGCCGGACGTCCCGCCGGCAACGCTGTACCGCCAGGTCGCGACCTTGTCCGGGCACGGTGTCCTGCGATCCGTCGGCGAGCGCCGGGTGCGCGGCGCCGTCGAGCGCAGCTACCGGCTGGAGGAGGCGGCGGCCTCGGTGGACGCCGACAAGGCGCGGGCGATGACCCCGGAGCGGCACCGCCGCGCGTTCCTCACCTTCGTCGCGGGCCTACTCGCCGACTTCGACCGCTACCTCGACGGCGGGGGTGGTGACCTGGCCCGCGACGTGGCCGGTTACCGGCAGAACGCCTTCTACGCCACCGACGAGGAGTTGCTCGGCTTCGCCGCCCGGCTGCGCGAGTTGTTCGCCGAGTACGCGGCGCTCGGCCCTCGCCCCGACCGCACCCGGCGGCTGCTCACCACCGTCCTGCTGCCGGCCACCGCTCATGAGGCCGCGCCGGAGCGGGCCGGCACGGCGGAACCGGACCGGCGGTGA
- a CDS encoding MFS transporter, whose protein sequence is MRERRPPGGAVSTDRSAAEDTGYDDRRRWRALGVGLVAAFMTLLDVSIVNVAVPSIDRALHATPSDLQWVLSGYALTFGLILVPAGRFGDARGRRTGFVVGLVLFTLTSALAGLATSPLWLIVTRLMQGAAAGVVNPQVSGMIQQLFRGAERGRAFGLLGATIGISTAVGPLLGGLLIQAGGEQHGWRYVFFVNVPVGIVAVLLGWRLMPARPTGAADRHRLDPIGVLLLGVGVTLVLLPLVQRQQWQGAAKWLLMPAGLVFLVAFGLWERRYARRRQPLFDLRLFGLRSYTLGTLVGLLYFAGFTAIFFIFTLYLQIGLGYTALAAGLAITPFALGSAAASAVGGRVVTRYGRPLVAAGLLVVVIGLGAVVLVLRGSPHLSVPLLTAAPFLVAGLGSGLVIAPNQTLALSEVPVPQAGSGAGMLQTGQRIGSAAGIAAVGALFFSTLADTRNDWSTAFRHALVLAAAIIGLAFIVALVDIVAGHRRSGSAVPARSGAAS, encoded by the coding sequence ATGCGTGAGCGACGGCCTCCGGGGGGTGCGGTGAGCACGGACCGGTCGGCGGCGGAGGACACCGGGTACGACGACCGGCGCCGCTGGCGGGCGCTCGGGGTCGGCCTGGTCGCCGCGTTCATGACGCTCCTGGACGTCAGCATCGTCAACGTGGCCGTACCGTCGATCGACCGCGCCCTGCACGCGACGCCGAGTGACCTGCAGTGGGTGCTGTCCGGGTACGCGCTCACCTTCGGTCTGATCCTGGTGCCGGCTGGGCGCTTCGGTGACGCGCGCGGCCGGCGTACCGGGTTCGTGGTCGGGTTGGTCCTGTTCACGCTGACCAGCGCGCTGGCCGGGCTGGCCACCTCGCCGCTGTGGCTGATCGTCACCCGGCTCATGCAGGGCGCCGCCGCCGGGGTGGTCAACCCTCAGGTGAGCGGCATGATCCAGCAGCTGTTCCGGGGCGCCGAGCGGGGCCGGGCGTTCGGGCTGCTCGGCGCCACCATCGGCATCTCCACCGCAGTCGGCCCGCTGCTCGGCGGGCTGCTCATCCAGGCCGGCGGTGAGCAGCACGGCTGGCGGTACGTGTTCTTCGTGAACGTGCCGGTCGGCATCGTCGCCGTGCTGCTGGGCTGGCGGCTGATGCCGGCGCGCCCCACCGGGGCGGCCGACCGGCACCGGCTCGACCCGATCGGCGTGCTGCTGCTCGGCGTCGGGGTGACCCTGGTGCTGCTCCCGCTGGTGCAGCGGCAGCAGTGGCAGGGCGCGGCGAAGTGGCTGCTCATGCCGGCCGGGCTGGTCTTCCTGGTCGCGTTCGGCCTGTGGGAGCGGCGGTACGCCCGCCGCCGGCAGCCCCTGTTCGACCTGCGGTTGTTCGGGCTGCGCTCGTACACCCTGGGGACGCTGGTCGGTCTGCTCTACTTCGCCGGGTTCACCGCGATCTTCTTCATCTTCACCCTGTACCTGCAGATCGGGCTCGGCTACACGGCCCTCGCCGCCGGTCTGGCCATCACCCCGTTCGCGCTCGGCTCGGCGGCGGCGTCGGCGGTGGGCGGCCGGGTGGTCACCCGGTACGGCCGGCCGCTGGTCGCCGCCGGCCTGCTGGTGGTGGTGATCGGCCTCGGCGCGGTCGTCTTGGTGCTGCGCGGCTCACCGCACCTCTCGGTGCCGCTGCTGACCGCGGCGCCGTTCCTGGTGGCCGGGCTCGGCAGTGGCCTGGTCATCGCGCCGAACCAGACGCTGGCCCTGTCGGAGGTGCCGGTGCCGCAGGCCGGCAGCGGGGCCGGCATGCTGCAGACCGGCCAGCGGATCGGGTCGGCGGCCGGGATCGCGGCGGTCGGCGCGCTGTTCTTCTCGACGCTGGCCGACACCCGCAACGACTGGTCGACCGCGTTCCGGCATGCCCTGGTGCTGGCCGCCGCGATCATCGGGCTGGCGTTCATCGTTGCGCTGGTCGACATCGTGGCCGGTCACCGCCGGTCCGGTTCCGCCGTGCCGGCCCGCTCCGGCGCGGCCTCATGA